The following proteins are co-located in the Spirosoma montaniterrae genome:
- a CDS encoding cyclic nucleotide-binding domain-containing protein: protein MNVETASSATSYSLQAPRWQRALGIRPDEVRTVGLFFLHNFLLGIGTILIYVAANAILLENQPETSLPLAYIFSAMGMILVGRLYAHYEHHLLLSNLAIRVLLAVTVLTVVVGVLVVVGHSVAAAVAIMVGYRIIYLLANLEFWGVSAVVFDTRQSKRLFSVISSGDMPAKALGAVLAALVHAHEEVLRLLIVALGAFLASLYVLRLTILSHDVEAVHRPARSVQREPMPLIGNRFGGSELVFFMCLSMAVLTTVATEIEYSFFVNVKHRFHDQTDVIQYVSIVLAITYGVAMIVKLLLSRQALDRFGIQRSLLVLPWVALTGLIGLSILNAVLPDETSLLIYFCGLYLVFEVIRRALFDPVFLVLFQPLSAPQRLQGHTLVKGLYEPIGLGVAGFLIFGLHGRPALEALAPLVWAILLGVGVWLLGRTYRRYLQELNDAIGRRFLERDQLAMPKTAQTSIIAQLQSSDPAKVVGAIGWLRNQNPNALLEHATPLLQHADTTVRRRMLDALADLSLPVPVKPVTHIALTDTEPELRQQAAYLLGRRVSASASEIGPLLHHSDLAIRQGTIRGILELNPRDAAARQELSNLLTDADPTRQPMALQLIAQLRLNDFATAVKQRLKSPDVALRKQAFNTAGQLTDSDLRGQLLNALLDATSGRLAMQALKAHPSGTVPELRRLMQTQSDRLLHERVTSIAGSVRTPENRELLNELAQKPDRHVRGAALRGLRRFPNISDDDALFHKLLTDELALAHRLLHGSLTTPELTKTLDYELSVLMQRLFDILTQLYDSDTIAHARAGVNHPARERRANALEILDNLIPRSAYQTLQVLIDDLPRAEKVRILDAELGLFRQPETIQAFILENGEMYFTAWTVHRALRMLSSADADIARQKINSAASTPSPLLMNQSTHASQISEYDRVLLLANTSLFTFTPENVLASITPIMREEQHPAGTVLFNKGDLGTALYVIDKGEVSIRDGNTELTRFGRGDFFGELALLDAETRSATAVALTDLRLLRLEQDDFYDLMEERGEVLRSIIRSLSARIRRQNDVMAGRATVAST, encoded by the coding sequence ATGAACGTCGAAACGGCATCTTCTGCAACCTCGTATTCGTTACAGGCCCCACGCTGGCAACGGGCGTTGGGCATCCGGCCCGACGAAGTCCGGACGGTAGGGCTGTTTTTTCTGCATAATTTTCTGCTCGGCATCGGCACGATCCTGATTTACGTAGCGGCCAATGCTATTCTGCTCGAAAACCAGCCTGAAACCAGTTTGCCACTGGCATATATTTTTTCGGCGATGGGCATGATACTGGTTGGGCGGTTATATGCGCACTACGAACACCATTTGCTGCTGAGTAACTTAGCCATTCGGGTGCTGCTGGCCGTTACGGTGCTGACGGTGGTGGTTGGCGTACTGGTTGTGGTCGGTCATTCGGTGGCGGCTGCTGTGGCAATTATGGTAGGATACCGGATTATTTACCTGCTGGCAAATCTGGAATTTTGGGGCGTGTCGGCGGTGGTGTTCGATACGCGGCAGAGCAAGCGGCTGTTCAGCGTGATCAGTTCGGGCGATATGCCGGCCAAAGCGTTGGGGGCTGTGCTGGCGGCTTTGGTACACGCCCATGAAGAAGTGCTACGGCTCCTGATTGTTGCACTGGGCGCGTTTCTGGCGTCGCTTTATGTGTTGCGGCTTACCATTCTATCACACGATGTAGAGGCTGTTCATCGCCCGGCGCGGTCGGTGCAGCGCGAACCGATGCCGCTCATCGGCAACCGATTCGGCGGTAGCGAACTGGTTTTTTTCATGTGCCTGAGTATGGCCGTGTTAACAACCGTTGCCACCGAAATCGAGTACAGTTTTTTTGTCAATGTCAAACACCGCTTTCACGATCAAACCGATGTTATTCAGTACGTTAGTATCGTGCTGGCAATTACTTACGGCGTGGCAATGATAGTGAAGCTGCTGCTATCGCGGCAGGCACTCGACCGTTTTGGCATTCAACGGTCGTTGCTGGTGCTGCCGTGGGTGGCACTTACCGGGCTGATTGGCCTGAGCATTCTGAACGCCGTATTGCCCGACGAAACCAGCCTGCTGATCTATTTTTGTGGACTGTATTTAGTGTTCGAGGTCATCCGTCGGGCCTTGTTCGACCCTGTATTTTTAGTGTTGTTTCAGCCATTGTCGGCTCCGCAGCGGTTGCAGGGCCACACGCTGGTGAAAGGTTTGTACGAGCCTATTGGGCTGGGAGTGGCCGGTTTTCTGATTTTCGGGCTACACGGTCGGCCTGCGCTCGAAGCTCTGGCACCGCTGGTGTGGGCTATTCTGCTGGGCGTGGGCGTATGGCTCCTGGGCCGGACCTATCGGCGATATTTGCAGGAACTAAACGACGCCATCGGTCGGCGGTTTCTGGAGCGCGACCAGTTGGCAATGCCTAAAACCGCCCAAACAAGCATTATTGCTCAACTGCAAAGCTCCGACCCGGCAAAAGTGGTAGGTGCTATTGGCTGGCTCCGAAATCAAAACCCAAACGCGCTGCTGGAGCACGCTACTCCTCTGCTTCAGCATGCTGATACAACGGTACGACGGCGGATGCTGGATGCTCTGGCCGATTTGAGCCTGCCCGTTCCGGTAAAACCCGTTACGCACATCGCCCTGACCGACACGGAGCCTGAGCTTCGTCAACAGGCCGCTTATTTACTGGGCAGGCGGGTAAGCGCGTCTGCGTCTGAAATAGGCCCGTTATTACATCATTCTGATCTCGCCATCCGGCAAGGTACGATTCGGGGCATTCTCGAACTAAATCCACGCGACGCAGCCGCCCGACAGGAGCTTTCTAATCTGCTAACCGATGCTGACCCGACCCGGCAGCCGATGGCGTTGCAACTCATTGCCCAACTCCGGCTTAATGATTTTGCTACGGCAGTGAAACAACGGCTCAAAAGCCCGGATGTTGCTCTTAGAAAACAGGCGTTTAACACTGCCGGGCAACTCACCGATTCCGATTTGCGGGGTCAGCTCCTGAATGCACTACTCGACGCTACGTCGGGCCGGTTGGCTATGCAGGCTCTGAAAGCGCACCCATCGGGTACAGTGCCTGAACTGCGTCGGCTGATGCAGACCCAGTCGGACCGGCTCCTGCACGAACGCGTAACCAGTATTGCCGGGTCGGTACGGACGCCGGAGAATCGGGAGCTACTCAACGAACTGGCCCAGAAACCTGACCGACACGTGCGCGGAGCCGCTCTTCGTGGGCTGCGTCGGTTTCCGAATATCAGCGACGATGACGCGCTATTCCACAAACTGCTTACCGACGAACTGGCGTTGGCTCATCGGCTTCTGCATGGTAGCCTAACAACCCCTGAGCTGACAAAAACCTTGGATTATGAGTTATCGGTACTCATGCAGCGGCTGTTCGATATTCTGACGCAACTGTATGATTCAGACACCATTGCCCACGCCCGTGCTGGTGTGAACCACCCCGCCCGCGAACGCCGGGCCAACGCCCTCGAAATTCTCGATAACCTGATTCCCAGATCGGCCTACCAAACCTTGCAGGTATTGATCGACGATTTGCCCCGCGCCGAAAAAGTACGCATCTTAGACGCCGAACTCGGTCTGTTCCGGCAACCAGAAACCATCCAGGCGTTTATTCTCGAAAACGGCGAGATGTATTTTACGGCCTGGACAGTACACCGGGCTTTACGGATGTTGTCGTCTGCCGACGCCGACATCGCCCGGCAGAAAATCAATTCAGCGGCTTCTACTCCTTCGCCCCTGCTTATGAATCAGTCAACCCATGCAAGCCAGATTTCTGAATACGACCGCGTATTGCTGTTAGCCAACACAAGCCTGTTTACGTTCACGCCCGAAAACGTGCTGGCGAGCATTACACCCATCATGCGCGAAGAACAGCACCCGGCAGGCACGGTGCTATTTAACAAGGGCGACCTCGGCACGGCTCTCTACGTGATTGACAAAGGCGAGGTGAGCATTCGCGACGGCAACACCGAACTGACACGCTTTGGCCGGGGCGATTTTTTTGGCGAACTGGCTCTGCTCGACGCCGAAACCCGCTCGGCCACTGCCGTTGCCCTGACCGACCTGCGGCTACTTCGGCTCGAACAGGATGATTTCTACGACCTGATGGAAGAACGTGGTGAAGTACTACGCAGCATTATCCGAAGCCTGTCGGCCCGGATTCGACGGCAAAATGATGTGATGGCAGGCCGGGCGACAGTGGCGTCTACCTGA